Genomic window (Salvelinus namaycush isolate Seneca unplaced genomic scaffold, SaNama_1.0 Scaffold10, whole genome shotgun sequence):
caagAGAAGTAAGCCTAAAGAATCATCAAAgagtacacactggagagaaacctttccACTGCTCCACATGTGGGAGGGGTTTCAGTGAGAAAGTAAATCTTAATAGACACGAGCGAGTACATAGtgaagagaagccttaccactgcaccACATGTGGGAAGAGCTTTAATCATTCAGGAAGCCTTAAggaacaccagagaatacatacaggggagaaaccttaccactgcACTGAGTGTGGAAAGAAATTCCGTTTTGCAGGAGATCTAAAGAATCACCAGAGATCACACAGtagggagaagccttaccactgctctctttgtgggaagagtttcaatCAACCCGGAAACCTAAAGAGTCATCAGCGAATACACATAGAAGAGAAGCCTACCTGTACTGTCAATGTGATtatcaaagaggaggagggtgagagggaaATCAATGATAAGGTAAAGAGAGAAGTTGAGGAAAGTAATGGTGTAGTTGACTCAGGTACATCAAGACTACCTGGTCGTTGTCGTTACCCCTGCCctcaatgtgggaagaatttTAGTTCCTCAAGTAATCTAAAGAATCATCAAAgagtacacactggagagaaacctttccactgctcagcatgtgggaagcGTTTCCGTGAGAAAGCACACCTTAAGAGACATGAGAGGGTACAtagtggagagaagccttacaacTGCTTCGAATGTGGGAAGAATTTCCGTGTGGAAGATACTCTACAGAAAcaccagagaatccacacaggagagaagcctcacCACTGCTCTCTTTGTGGGAAGAGCTTTAATCATTCAGGAAGCCTTAAAGAACATCAAAGAATACAtagtggagagaagccttaccactgctctcttTGTGGGAAGAGCTTCTATCATTCAGGAACCTTTAAGAAACATCAGCAAAGACACATTGGAGTGAAACCTACCTGTAATCTCAATGTGATTGTCAAAGAGAAAGATGGTGACTGTACTCTCAATGTGATTGTCAAAGAGGAGGATGGTGACTGTAATCTCAATGTGATTGTCAAAAAGGAGGATGGGGACTGTACTCCCAATTTGATTGTCAAAGAGGAGGATGGTGACTGTAATCTCAATGTGATTGTCAAAGAGGAGGATGATGACCCAGATACATCAAGACTACCTGATTGTGGTCGTTACCCCTGTCCTCAATGTGGAAAGAATTTTAGTTCCTCGAGTAATCTAAAGAATCATCAAAgagtacacactggagagaaacctttccACTGCTCTgcatgtgggaagagtttcagtgAGAAAGCAAACCTTAAGAGACATGAGAGGGTACATGAGAAGGAAAAGAGAGAAGTTGAGGAAGAGGAGAAAACTGGTGGTGTAGTTGACCAAGATACATCAAGACTACCTCGTCGTGGGAGTTACCCCTGtcctcaatgtgggaagagtttcagttCCTTAGGTAATCTAAATAATCATCAAAAAGTACACacgggagagaagccttaccactgcaccCAATGTGTTAAGAGCTTCAGTGAGAAAGCAAACCTTAAGAGACATGAGATAGTACACAgtggggagaagccttaccactgcaccCAATGTGGGAAGAATTTCCGTGTGGCAGATACCCTACAGAAAcaccagagaatccacacaggagagaagcctaaCCACTGCTATTTTTGTGGGAAGAGCTTTGATAATTTAGGCAGCCTTAAGgaacataaaaaaatacataatggagagaagccttaccactgcactcaatgtgggaagagcttcaattACTCAGGAAATTTTAAGAAACATCAAAGAATACATATTGGAGAGAATCCTACCTTTACTCTCAATGTGAttgtcaaagaggaggaggaagatggaaaagagagagaagttgAGGTCAAAGAGGGAGAAGTTGAGGTCGAGGAGAGAGAAGTGAAGGAAGAGGCTACATAAGCTAACTAGGAAAGGAGAGTTATACCTCCTATCCTTGCAATGCTGTCTTCTGTGTCAATATGGGattgggcagcaccattgagggcGATCTCCATTTTAAAATAGTCCATATCTTCTACTTCTATGAGTGTATTGGAAGGTAGCAAATAAACTGAAAAGGTACATACCACCACCTATTTTGGTGGAGTGTGTATaatctgaacaggataccacctaatgtgctgcagtgtgtacagtctgaacaggtacaaagccaaggttggtgatttactgctacttgcagttatggaatgttagCTCAGGACTATAATTCATTGGTTAACTCCTTCTgctgacctggatggaattataCCTTCCTTCCTTAACCCACAGGAAGTCCCACCAttttgactacttcaaaatggtgaaagtcctcaatggtgCTGCTCATTAGACAATACAGTGGAAAAGCCTCACCGTTGCTCTCGTTATAGAACATCTCTTATTCACTAAAgcatgtgatatatatatatgtatagaaACTGCGTTCCAGGACACAGATCCATGCTCGGAGTTCATTTGACCGTGGGTTGTCGACAATGCAGCTTTTAAAGGCAATTTCCGACTGTGCGaacatatgcagcatttaccgtgaatAAGATGTACGCGAtagtgggaacattgcctttaaaagtcGGATTGAATCCCAGCTTCTGTCTAGTCATGGTAAAACGTTACATCTTTCTTCCATTTATTTTCTTccatttagcagaagcttttatccaaagtgatttATTCTGGATGCATAGCACAAACAACACTATCTAACACATTAAAGGACCAATCCCAAGTTGAACCAATAACAAAGCGAGGCACCCTTTGGTATAAAGCttagggatgggcctggagaagtGTAACCACTTTcacattcatagacagagctatggactGACCATTCATGATCTCATAATGATCTGCTATGGACTGACCATTCATGATATCATAATGATCTGCTATGGCATGACCattcatgatgtcataatgatctGCTATGGACTGACCATTCATGATATCATAATGATCTGCTATGGACTGACCATTCATGATGTCAAAATGATCtgctatgatgtcataatgatctGCTATGTACTGACCATTCATGATGTCAAAATGATCTGCTATGGACTGACCATTCATGATATCATAATGAtcattttaaccatgttttgggctatacagggtttgtttacatttacaatgtttccAAACATTGGAggaaaacaagcttatattttggggttctaatggagtgtgacagttgaaatAATCTCATGAGGGATTATAAATGATACGTTTAAGAATCAATAGGGATATACagtatcattaatttataagtctaAAAATGTATGTTACAACTGCAGATCGCCCCTTTAAacactacagtatcataacaacagTTCACAGTAACAGAGGTCAGATAGGCCTACAGTTTACGTTGTTAAACAACGTCTCTGCTTTACTTTTTAAACTGATGAGTGAGATGTGTAAAGGCACATTTGGATCACTATTACACGTTGTACAAGGTCATTGATAAACTTCTCAAATACAATCTGCCCCGCCGCCTTCCTGTTTAAACGAGTAGTACAGCATCAATAGAGTAATGCCCTGTGGGCTATCCTATTGAATACAAAATATGTCCATAGaatcatcccactgggcacagacgtcagttcaacgtctagttttaaTTCATATTTGGTTGTGaattcaacaaaacatttcaccatgtcattggatttaggtcaAAAGTTTAgtgggaaaaaaataaaaaaattccctTTTTAAAAATCcgatcagttttccacgttgactCAACGTCATCGCATTGACgtttttggttgaaatgacgtggaaacaacattgattcaaccagtttttgcacaCTGGGTTTATGACAGAATTCAGACA
Coding sequences:
- the LOC120035254 gene encoding zinc finger protein 345-like, whose translation is MSEPGSGCGVPAQRSSQRAPEVMTVKLEDCSQTLELNVIVKEEEEEEREIKEEENSDSGKSSNPGSDSKPSPTASGNHKQCRQKHQPCCSNSFICPTHLKSLKQTPKIKKTYLCSQCGKSFSRTGDLKSHQRSHSKEKPYHCAQCGEGFTQLGSLKSHQRIHTGEKPYHCSQCGKSFNRSGNLTEHQRIHTGEKPHHCTQCGKCFSRAGILKTHKRTHTGEKPFHCSACGKSFTREVSLKNHQRVHTGEKPFHCSTCGRGFSEKVNLNRHERVHSEEKPYHCTTCGKSFNHSGSLKEHQRIHTGEKPYHCTECGKKFRFAGDLKNHQRSHSREKPYHCSLCGKSFNQPGNLKSHQRIHIEEKPTCTVNVIIKEEEGEREINDKVKREVEESNGVVDSGTSRLPGRCRYPCPQCGKNFSSSSNLKNHQRVHTGEKPFHCSACGKRFREKAHLKRHERVHSGEKPYNCFECGKNFRVEDTLQKHQRIHTGEKPHHCSLCGKSFNHSGSLKEHQRIHSGEKPYHCSLCGKSFYHSGTFKKHQQRHIGVKPTCNLNVIVKEKDGDCTLNVIVKEEDGDCNLNVIVKKEDGDCTPNLIVKEEDGDCNLNVIVKEEDDDPDTSRLPDCGRYPCPQCGKNFSSSSNLKNHQRVHTGEKPFHCSACGKSFSEKANLKRHERVHEKEKREVEEEEKTGGVVDQDTSRLPRRGSYPCPQCGKSFSSLGNLNNHQKVHTGEKPYHCTQCVKSFSEKANLKRHEIVHSGEKPYHCTQCGKNFRVADTLQKHQRIHTGEKPNHCYFCGKSFDNLGSLKEHKKIHNGEKPYHCTQCGKSFNYSGNFKKHQRIHIGENPTFTLNVIVKEEEEDGKEREVEVKEGEVEVEEREVKEEAT